Within the Drosophila miranda strain MSH22 chromosome Y unlocalized genomic scaffold, D.miranda_PacBio2.1 Contig_Y2_pilon, whole genome shotgun sequence genome, the region CGGTCTGGTGCTGACACCCACTCGGGAGCTGGCCGTCCAGGTAAAGAATCACCTGGTGTGTGCAGCTAAATACACTGGAATCAAAGTAGCTGCTATCTTCGGGGGCCTGTCTGTAGCCAAGCAGGAACGTGTGCTCCGGCAGTGTCCGGAGATCGTTGTGGCCACCCCCGGCCGCCTCTGGGAACTGTTTGCCCAGGGCAACCAGCACCTCAACAAGCTGGATAATTTGAGCTTCGTGGTTATCGACGAAACGGATCGTATGGTCGAGAAGGGTCATTTCGAAGGGCTCCTAGCCTTCTCAAGGTGCTCAACGCAGACGAGCAAAAGAAGCAACAACGCCAAAACTTTGTTTTCTCCGCCACACTGACTTTGGTCCATGATCTGCCAGATCACATGCAGAGTAAGATAGAGAAACCTTTCATCAATGCCAAAATATATGTAATTTTCAACTCGAAGAGCGCAATGTGGGAAAGCGTCCCAAGTTTGTGAAGCAAACGGTGGATCAGAAAATCGAAAGCCTCATTGAGGAGCTGGGCATATCTCAGCCCAAAATTGTAGATATAACCAGCACTCAACGTTAGTAGATCTCATTGAAACCCCAAATGGCATCCACAATAAACCTTAAATGATCTCTGACAGAAACCGCTCAAACGTTGACCGAAAGCCGTCTGCTGTGTCCCATCGATCAGAAGGACTTCTATCTATATTACTTCATCCAGCGCCATCCCGGCCGCACCATCGTCTTCTGCAACTCCATAGACTGTGTCAGGCGTTTGGCCACGCTCTTTGTCCTGCTGGATTGCAGTCCTCTTCCCCTCCACGCCAACATGATTCAGAAGCAGCGCCTGAAGAACCTTGAACGCTTCCGCGACTGTCCCACAGGTCTACTAATCGCCACAGATGTAGCTGCCCGTGGCCTGGACATTCCCAATGTGGAGCATGTGATTCACTATCAGGTGCCACGCACCAGTGAGAACTATGTTCATCGCTCGGGCCGTACTGCTCGAGCCAATAAGCATGGAATAACCGTCATGTTCATGGAACCTGGCGAGGTCAGGAGCTACGTAAAGCTCTACAAAACACTAGAGAGAAGTGAGTGATACTTAGATATCGCGAAACGACTTATTAACACACAATTTATTCTTGCAGCCGAGGATCTGCCACTATTCCCCATCTCGGAGCGTTTTTTGGCCGGTGTGAGAGAGCGTGTAAACCTAGCTCGTGACCTGGACAAGGAGGAGCTGAAACTCAAGCGGGTTCAGAGCGAGCGTGGCAGGATGAAGAAGCACGCCGAGGAAATGGACATGATCATTGATGGCTACAACGATGAGTCGTAAGTCTACATGAAACCACATTCGAATTTGCTCTAATAACAATTTGGTGTAGTGGCAGCGACCAAGATGAGGATCCCTTTGTGATAGAACGACGACGCAATCGCGTCCACGTGGAAACAGTGCGGGCACAGCTCCATTCTCTCCTAGCTCAGCCCCTTTTCCCTAGAGGCTTCAGCTTCAAGTATCCCAACAGCGAGAACTCTGATGTAACCACGAGTCACACCACAAGTGCCGTGGATACCATGAAGGCGACCATCGAGGACCAGAAGCTGGCCACAAAGCAACGAAACAAACGGAAAAAAAATGCCTAAATCAACATTATTTTACTTAAAAAATTCACAAAGGATTATACGAATAAAGTTCCGGATAAGTCGATCAATGCTTCGACACGTAGTACCTAACGCCAGCCTCTGTCAGAGAACGCGCGTTCTTGGCCAGCAAAGTGGATACAGCCAGAGTTGGAGTTGTGAAACACCTAGAATAAACGTATTTATTAGACCAAGTGAAAATAACGATAAACCCACTCTTGCTTACTCAATATACGGTTTCATCTCCTCCAGGGTCATGCCCTCGGGCTTGGCCTCCTGCCAGGAATGCATAAATTCCTCATTGCGGAAACGCAGCCCCGGCTGCAGAATGTTCTGGGCGACAATCCGAGCGACCAGGGATTCCTGGTAGGAGAACTGGCCTGGACAGCGCTCGCTGGGAATGGTATAGATGTCAAAGAGCCCAGTCACTACAGGCTCTGGTGCAATGCTCTTCAAAGCGCTGATTGTTTCCCCCCTTTCCACTTCGTCCAGGGCCCAGGAGTTTTCGCTGATCAAACCGAGCATCAGACTGATTATTcgatactcgtactcgtattccAATACGCGTATATGACCATCGAATTCCAAGGCGCGAAAGTTCCGTAGACCCTCCTCAAATTGT harbors:
- the LOC108160042 gene encoding LOW QUALITY PROTEIN: ATP-dependent RNA helicase DDX24 (The sequence of the model RefSeq protein was modified relative to this genomic sequence to represent the inferred CDS: inserted 1 base in 1 codon; substituted 1 base at 1 genomic stop codon), producing MVSTAKTAKLTKKGKKGNKESKNYKAXNWQKVKIKGHVISDEFGGYEGLIGLEVLEDYDAELVKSSKKRASKRNDKKEKVKSKKKKVSKTVEEEGPSESSSESESEDEVVFTAKSTRKARQAERHAQKLEKLKEKRQKRKESRKLKKENIEEDGSESDDNEDNPSGQYVLLRPPQSDDENEEAVEPSSDEEVPQLVPASTEYEDELSAWNGLGVPSNILRALAEQGFKAPTQIQSMTLPAAIHGKKDIAGAAEIGSGKTLAFGIPMLAGIMELKQINASSGIRKAPKVKGAPIAPPADDEHELTPPPDELDHVSGASDEDSDAEQREQRKQTPLYGLVLTPTRELAVQVKNHLVCAAKYTGIKVAAIFGGLSVAKQERVLRQCPEIVVATPGRLWELFAQGNQHLNKLDNLSFVVIDETDRMVEKGHFEGLXSLLKVLNADEQKKQQRQNFVFSATLTLVHDLPDHMQKRNVGKRPKFVKQTVDQKIESLIEELGISQPKIVDITSTQQTAQTLTESRLLCPIDQKDFYLYYFIQRHPGRTIVFCNSIDCVRRLATLFVLLDCSPLPLHANMIQKQRLKNLERFRDCPTGLLIATDVAARGLDIPNVEHVIHYQVPRTSENYVHRSGRTARANKHGITVMFMEPGEVRSYVKLYKTLERTEDLPLFPISERFLAGVRERVNLARDLDKEELKLKRVQSERGRMKKHAEEMDMIIDGYNDESGSDQDEDPFVIERRRNRVHVETVRAQLHSLLAQPLFPRGFSFKYPNSENSDVTTSHTTSAVDTMKATIEDQKLATKQRNKRKKNA